Proteins from a genomic interval of Candidatus Lernaella stagnicola:
- a CDS encoding carbamoyltransferase N-terminal domain-containing protein, producing MVSGRLIVGAVISDHDSSVALLRDGRLVAAINEERLCRVRRGDPRNSVRRALQYVLAEAGAAPSDVDLLVCDTTHYYPPGGHPPITVFPEFPPEKTVQLDHHLGHVASAFLPSPFDEAAVLSVDASGGIAPLVERPDRWGFLPRDIAFRDRGFLVAHRHPPVGELLRAKPEADARNYAAESLSLAHCVRGEVLVEIDNHMAAASLGYFYALCAHFLAMEEGSLMGLAGHAGPNDFDAVFEEILRLEPDGRVAINPDWLCFWSGDHVLEDPVSIKRMAPRWFEAFGDPRQPDDELTERDRRFAYAAQHRLEEALVHVASHLHEATGSPNLCVAGGVGLNSVANQIVLARTPFENIFIQPAASDDGLALGYALFADYVLAELPAQKRWTMATAFTGRTYRDEEIESFFNQLENGKLVVEYLEAIPETRSVDVLWKRSDGAEGRTPLRYDAGTRRWRGEIDLPPGTEVSYEFESVGAPIESYLYTAQSDDESQAKHAPEFRKFLRDHRDLAGVLDGERAFVGPEQVVIDATNRCNNNCLPCWTNSPLLGELGPRPDWHRQEMPSEQLLRLLDEVADLGTQRVRFTGGGEPLLHPAIFEAVERVKQRGMVAAMTTNFSAIDEAGVRRLAQSGLDELTVSLWAGTPTTYSRSHPNKTERTFDRIEALLKLYHERKAPHQEVIMANVLFSMNFQETREMLDFALRVGAEGVYYTLVDSVHERTDGLLLTPPHLKVVRDHLRQVKQRVDAVVAEGRRFRLDNWDGLTQRLEAAGAARGDYDKEAVEAIPCYVGWMFLRILPTGIVAPCCRGTQKPMGDLNEQSFAEIWDGPAMREFRRYALRERKSHPYFAPIGCHRTCDNLMHNREMHRRLKQLTAEEREHLRRFVVEEDDV from the coding sequence GTGGTTAGTGGGCGGCTGATCGTCGGCGCGGTCATCAGCGATCACGACAGTTCCGTGGCGCTGCTGCGCGACGGGCGTCTGGTGGCGGCGATTAACGAGGAACGCTTGTGTCGCGTGCGGCGCGGCGATCCGCGTAACAGCGTGCGGCGGGCGCTGCAGTACGTGCTCGCCGAGGCTGGGGCGGCACCGTCGGATGTCGATCTGCTGGTTTGCGACACGACCCATTACTACCCGCCCGGCGGACACCCGCCGATCACCGTGTTTCCGGAATTTCCGCCGGAGAAGACGGTTCAGCTCGATCACCATTTGGGGCACGTGGCTTCGGCGTTCCTGCCCAGCCCCTTCGACGAGGCGGCGGTGCTTTCGGTGGACGCATCCGGCGGCATTGCGCCGCTGGTGGAACGGCCGGACCGCTGGGGGTTTCTGCCGCGAGACATTGCGTTTCGCGACCGTGGTTTCCTTGTGGCGCATCGACATCCACCGGTGGGCGAACTGCTGCGCGCCAAGCCCGAGGCCGACGCGCGCAACTACGCGGCCGAAAGCTTGAGCTTGGCGCATTGCGTGCGCGGTGAGGTGCTGGTCGAAATCGACAACCACATGGCGGCGGCGAGTCTCGGGTATTTCTACGCCTTGTGCGCGCACTTTCTGGCGATGGAAGAGGGCAGCCTGATGGGGTTGGCGGGGCACGCCGGTCCCAATGACTTCGACGCCGTGTTCGAGGAAATTTTGCGCTTGGAGCCCGACGGCCGCGTGGCGATCAACCCGGATTGGCTGTGCTTTTGGTCGGGCGATCACGTGTTGGAGGATCCGGTTTCGATCAAGCGGATGGCGCCGCGTTGGTTCGAGGCGTTCGGCGATCCGCGGCAGCCAGACGACGAATTGACCGAGCGCGACCGCCGTTTTGCGTACGCGGCACAGCACCGATTGGAAGAAGCGCTGGTGCATGTGGCGTCGCACCTGCATGAGGCGACCGGCAGCCCGAATCTGTGTGTCGCGGGCGGCGTGGGCCTCAACAGCGTGGCAAACCAGATCGTGCTGGCGCGCACCCCCTTTGAAAACATCTTCATTCAACCGGCGGCCAGCGACGACGGGTTGGCGTTGGGTTACGCGCTTTTTGCCGACTACGTGTTGGCGGAGTTGCCCGCGCAAAAGCGGTGGACGATGGCGACCGCGTTCACGGGTCGCACGTACCGCGACGAGGAAATCGAATCGTTTTTCAACCAACTGGAAAACGGCAAGCTCGTGGTCGAGTATCTCGAAGCGATCCCGGAAACCCGAAGCGTGGACGTGCTGTGGAAGCGCAGCGACGGCGCGGAAGGTCGCACGCCGCTTCGTTACGACGCCGGGACGCGTCGCTGGCGCGGTGAAATCGATCTGCCGCCGGGTACGGAAGTCAGCTACGAATTCGAAAGCGTCGGCGCGCCGATCGAGAGTTACCTGTACACCGCCCAAAGCGATGACGAGTCGCAGGCGAAGCACGCGCCGGAGTTCCGGAAGTTCTTGCGCGACCACCGCGACCTGGCGGGCGTGCTGGACGGCGAGCGAGCCTTTGTCGGCCCGGAACAAGTCGTCATCGACGCGACGAATCGTTGCAACAACAATTGCCTGCCGTGCTGGACCAACTCGCCGCTGCTGGGCGAACTGGGCCCGCGGCCCGATTGGCACCGGCAGGAGATGCCTTCCGAACAGCTTCTTCGCCTACTGGACGAAGTGGCGGATTTGGGCACGCAGCGCGTGCGTTTTACCGGCGGTGGCGAGCCCCTCTTGCATCCGGCGATTTTCGAAGCGGTCGAACGCGTCAAGCAACGCGGTATGGTCGCCGCGATGACGACCAACTTCAGCGCGATCGACGAAGCGGGCGTGCGCCGCTTGGCACAAAGCGGGTTGGACGAACTGACGGTGAGTCTTTGGGCGGGCACACCGACCACCTACAGCCGCAGCCATCCGAACAAAACCGAGCGCACGTTCGACCGAATCGAAGCGCTGCTCAAGCTCTACCACGAGCGGAAGGCGCCGCATCAGGAAGTCATCATGGCCAACGTGCTTTTCTCGATGAACTTCCAGGAAACGCGCGAGATGCTCGATTTCGCGCTGCGGGTCGGGGCGGAGGGTGTTTACTACACGCTGGTCGACTCCGTGCACGAACGAACCGACGGGTTGCTGCTGACGCCGCCGCACCTGAAGGTGGTTCGCGATCACTTGCGGCAGGTCAAGCAGCGGGTCGACGCGGTCGTTGCCGAGGGACGCCGTTTCCGCTTGGACAACTGGGACGGTTTGACGCAGCGCTTGGAGGCGGCGGGCGCGGCGCGCGGCGATTACGACAAGGAAGCGGTGGAGGCAATTCCCTGCTACGTGGGTTGGATGTTCCTGCGCATTCTGCCGACCGGGATCGTTGCGCCGTGTTGCCGCGGCACGCAGAAACCGATGGGCGATTTGAACGAGCAGTCTTTCGCCGAAATCTGGGACGGGCCGGCGATGCGGGAGTTTCGGCGCTACGCGCTACGCGAGCGGAAATCGCATCCGTATTTTGCGCCTATCGGCTGTCATCGCACGTGTGATAATTTGATGCACAACCGCGAAATGCATCGGCGGTTGAAACAACTTACCGCAGAAGAACGCGAACATTTGCGGCGCTTCGTGGTGGAAGAGGACGACGTTTGA
- a CDS encoding carbamoyltransferase C-terminal domain-containing protein, giving the protein MTDFVYRDDRAGRRWIVPHLPIDVTRPDDVPGAVAALLAEGRVVGWFQGGSEFGPRALGHRSILADPRDANVHAYLNEHVKHRQWFRPYAPAVLAEHLEEWFDLHVPSPHMLLVADVLADKRERVPAIVHIDGTARVQTVDADGGLFRAVIERFHELTGMPMVLNTSFNDHGEPIVETPLDAYQCFTTTALDALAIGPLLITKEQGRG; this is encoded by the coding sequence ATGACGGATTTCGTCTACCGCGATGACCGCGCCGGACGGCGGTGGATCGTGCCGCATCTTCCTATTGACGTGACGCGTCCGGACGACGTGCCCGGTGCCGTGGCCGCGCTGCTTGCCGAGGGCCGCGTTGTGGGTTGGTTTCAGGGCGGCAGCGAATTCGGCCCGCGGGCTCTCGGGCACCGCAGCATCCTGGCCGATCCGCGCGACGCGAACGTGCATGCTTACCTCAACGAGCACGTCAAGCACCGCCAGTGGTTTCGACCTTACGCGCCGGCGGTGCTGGCCGAGCACTTGGAGGAATGGTTCGACCTGCACGTACCCAGCCCGCACATGCTGCTGGTTGCCGACGTGCTTGCCGACAAGCGCGAGCGGGTTCCGGCCATCGTCCACATTGACGGCACGGCGCGCGTGCAAACCGTGGACGCCGACGGCGGGCTCTTCCGGGCGGTCATCGAGCGCTTCCATGAACTGACCGGCATGCCGATGGTGCTCAACACCAGTTTCAACGATCACGGCGAGCCGATTGTCGAGACGCCGCTGGACGCCTACCAGTGTTTCACGACTACCGCGCTGGACGCGCTGGCCATCGGGCCGTTGTTGATCACCAAGGAGCAAGGCCGTGGTTAG